Part of the Calliopsis andreniformis isolate RMS-2024a chromosome 12, iyCalAndr_principal, whole genome shotgun sequence genome, TCCGGAAACGCGTTTCAATCTCGCCGCCACGAATCCCGAGCAAAGTGGACCAGAGTGCGCGGCGCAACACGCGCGTGACTTCACGCACATGCGATGCAATCACGTTGCATCGCGGGTGGCGGTGGGAGGGAGGAGAAGGGTGTTAAGCCCTCTCTGGCGGGCGCGGGACAGAGACAGAGTAGGAGACGGTTCGTCGGAGCGTTCGGGGGACTCGGGGCGAAAGGGAGAGACACGCGCGACGTCAGCTGCCAGCTGAACCGCTATCGGGATCGTACAGCGAACGAGAGAGAAGCTCGGACCGAACGAAGAGGTAGAAGCGGAGGGTGATCGACCGAACGTGGCTGACGAGCGACGAGGAGGGCAGAGGATCGTCGGGGACCGACGGAAACAGACGGATAGCACGAAGAGCGGGAATGGAGAGGGAGTGAGAGAGGGagtgagagagggagagagacgaCAACAGGAAGAGTGCGCGCGCTCGCGCCACCGGTAGCACACGATGCACTTTCTGCCGAGCGTGTGCGCGAGCGAGTGCACGCAGAGGCGAGCCGACTCCCCTTATCAACGAGCGCAAATGCTCCAAGACGGTGCCTGGCCCGTGAGAAGCGACGAGATTATCGCTGACGGATCTACGGGAAGGATTTGTTCCGTGAAACGATCGCGACGCTTCTGTGCTACCCCTGCCGAGGGGTCGCGATCTGGACGATCGTCTTCTTCATGGAATCCGGCTTAATCCTTTGGGAAAGAGTGGAGTACATCAGCTGGGGATCGCTTGCGCTGGATGTACAGCGTGTTTCAAGGGGTTTCGTGTCGTCCGTTTGCTGGGACGGTGACGAGAGTAGTTGGAGTAAATGGATAGCCTTGGGGAAATGGGTTCGATATTTTCTGTAGTTCGGGATTTTTAGTTGGAGACTATTTTGAAATGGAGGAACTTTTTTAGAGTTTAGATTTTGGGTTTTGGGGTGTCTAGTATTGTGggaattatttattatagtGCAGGCTTTTGTTGTATATGTAATAGATGATTTTTTAGATGAGTTGCTCAGTTAGTAAATTGATGATGGTattcaaataataataattattgtaaaaatattAGTAAACAGTAACAGAGAAAATtaatgtaatataaaataaaaagaataaatgaTAATAAAAAATGAAGGAAAACGAGGGGAAAATGATAATGAAAAATAAAGCGAGATAAATCTTCCTGATAACTAAAAATACTCGTGACAAGTACCTATATTATACAAAGATAAAACCATAATACTGTTGGGAGGGGACTATTTTCAACCTATTGATCCCTCGATTAAAATACGAAACCTTATAAATGATACCATTTATTATGTAATGCACTGCCTATTACCATATGTATGAATGAATAATAACAGTCCATTGTCTGAAAACATTTTCTATAGCACAATTGAAAAACGTTCCTTCGATTTTATGTAGTACCCATTATGCTCAAGCTTATCTATAGCTAACAGTATCACTCATTTCCAGAGAAAATACATTGTCATTAAAACAGAAAGTGAAATTCAGAAAACTGTGGAAAAGTATAAAAGCCGTGTTAAGCAAATACGAAGTTACCGATTCCTAAATAGTCAAACTTCTAGCGACAAAATTTTCAGCGCACACTGGAACTTTCAGCAATGAAATTACTTAACACGTTTCAAGGCAAGCGGCTGGATCCCACTTGCTCGCGGAGTTGAATCAAATTTTTCGAGGAATCCGAAGTTCCAGTGACAACAGCTCGGAGGGGGCGCGTCTGAACTCGCGAATGAACTTGAGAAACTGGAGAACACGGAAGAAAAAGGAAGAGGGGAACGATTCAGGTTCTAGCGGTTGTTGAACGCTCACGTGACGTAGTGTGTCGCGCGCGCGCGGCTGCATGCGTCGCAAGTGTTCGCGATGCAGTGACGTCACTCGGATGGGTGGGTGCATCTGAGCAAGGCGATAACGACGACGAGGCTCGAGATGCAAAGAACTTCCGCATTCTTCGAATCAGAACGTTTCTTTGGGACGTCGTCGACGTCGGGGCGCTCGAAACGAGCGGGGCACTCGTGCTTCGACCCCCATTCACCTCGTTCTTTCCCGACTTCGTCGGGTCGATACTCGTTCGTCGCGTGTCAATTAACCCAGATGCAACGATCAGTTGATCCATCAATAGATAAAGCGATCTTTGTAACATTCGAAGCCATCGACTTCGAGTCGAATCGATTTCTTATTCTACCGTAATACGTTTCTCGAGAGAACTGCATTAATTTGGTAATTATAGATTACGGAAATTATGATGGTAGATAATTAATCGGGAGCGCGATCCCAGTGGTCAATTAAGCGCAGGCCACTCGATAAATATTGCAAAGTAACTTTCACTTGTTTGTCCTCGCGATAAGATTACCGAGTTTCGGCGACACGTGCGTGCGAGTTGTTATAATAAGTTACGATCTCTTTTGCAGCCGTTAAATTTGGGCGCATGTCGAAGAAGCAGCGGGAGAAGGTCGAGGACGAAGTTAGGTTCCATAGGGCACAAATGAGAGCGGCCTCGGAGACGGCGCCTGACAGCAGTGTGTTTGAACATCAGACCCCAAGCAGTTCGGATCAGCACCACCCTTACAATGGAGGGTAAGTGGTTTGGATCTTTATTGACAAAATAGTGTAGAGTTTAATGGAGTTTAGTTGAGTTTAgtgtgaaaaataaaataatggtGTATTCGCTGTTTCACATGGGATAATACAAATAACGGAgaattatcattttttaaatgataAACATGTGTAAAGTTCCATGTTATATAAACTTCcaagaaatttgaagaaaatTGTTAACCATACATTCTCTCAGAATGTGTCTATCAGAAGAAATACTGTTGATTCAGACACTGTTCGATAATGTTAGTCATACTGATAATATTGAACCACGCTGACGGCACATTGTGCTGTATAACAAAGGAGCGTCCACATATTTATTAAACCGTGAGGCATACGCATCATAAATGAAACATATTGTAGCGAAATTGTGTTGTTCACTGTTCGTAATTGAACAAAAGATAACAGTCCTCTAAAAAGAAGTAATAGTATCTACAAAAAGGATCGTGAATATTATGAGCTCATTTCtgattattttttattcatattctaaactcaatattcaacatactcgTAAATATGTATCTACATGAACATACACGTATATAAGAACACGATTTTTCTACAACTCCAAACAAAGCATAATACGAACGACATGATATGGGTAGTCAGATTACATCCAGCAGTAGATAAGTGAATTTAAAATATACAAGGAAGTAATCAAGAGCAATCCTCTGATCATGCTTCGGTGTCTTCACTCAGGTACACGTATGGCGGTAGTGAATACGCTTCTCCCGGTCCAGGAACAGGCGGATCCGGTTATTACAATCATCAAGCAATGACGAACTACGAGCTTAGCGCCGATTACGTCGACAGCACGACGACCTACGACCCGCGACCGACGCAGACGCAGGTCGCGGACACTGTCGCACCTGACACACCTTCCACTGTCACCGCGACTGGGGTACTTCCCAGCGTGGTCACCACGGGTGAGTATACACTGTTAGAACGCATTTTATTAGACATTTCGAGGAAAAAATTCAAGACATCGCCATTGCTTTCGGTTTCCACTTTATCTCTTGGTGAAGGGGCTTCGATGCATTACCTTAGTACCATTTTGCCGGGGTGTAGCGTCAATGAAGTCGCTGAATAACTGATTTGATCTTTCATTATGAGAATCTAACGTGCCAAGTGGAGTAAATATTCTGTCTTAAGTATTATTTTAGAAGCTTTAAAGAAAAATTGAGTAGGATGTTTAGTGAAGAAGAAAAATATAGCAAAAATTTGTAAAGTTCTTAGCAAACCACTTGGCAGGTGGATTACGCATAAAATAATCACGCTTCCTGTTTAATTTACCTCTCCTCTGGTGAAAATCCTTCCTTGCTTTGACATAGTCCGATGGTATAACAAATTGAAGGTTCTCCTGGTTCTCCTACTACATATTACACATTGTTTACAAGAACATAAATAACGTATCAACATTTTCCGTCGTATCCTTGACGAAAATACGACAGTAACAACAGTAATGTGCTGACAGATGTTACCAGCTTTATTCGTAGTAACGGAAGCATTTTAATTCGCCTAAAGAAAATAGAAGTTTCTTTATTTCATTGGAAAGCAAGAAAAGTAGGAAGCATTCATTTAAGTTTCTCTTTAACAGTATTGTATTGAAACGAATAAACTTGTTAAAAATAGAGGGAATTTCGTGCTCTAAAATAATCGCATATAAAGTCAGCAACACTCTCAAACTTCTCGCTACGTATATTTTCGATTTTGATTAAATGGAATATGAAGTTACCCCGAGTGGCAGATGAAGCTGCAGCAGTGCCAAGTCCGGAGTTTATAGTTCCATTAAAGTTTATTGTTAGCGAAAGAGCGGTAACAAGATGTCAATCGATGAACAACCAGCGCCAAGTAGTACTGGTCCCTTTCAGCGCCACGCGGCTGATACAATTACGGTGTTTATCACTGCCAGTTGACTGCGCGTCGTGCATTCGGTGAATGATATTGATACTCTCTAGCTTGAAGTAACATTAACAATCATAAAGATACGATTGAGTTGCCGTTTGAGGAGTGTGCTGATGTTGCGACAAACGCTCCTTTTGGAAAAGAACATTAAATAAATGTTCTAAAATAATGGAAGCGTTGTTGGGAAAACACTGAATTATTTGGATCAAAAAGTTTTAGAATACTAGAATTTGCTTATACTAATATTGATATTGACAATGGTGATGGTACTCTGTGGGAAAAGACACACAATAGGTATTCGACtgtaaaagtacaatatattagTATGTTAACAAAAAGAAATTAGATGGTCTCTATATATATTTTAGTTTCTTTTCAATTTTTGGTAGAAAAATGCGTTCTTTTATGTAATTCATTATTAATAGATACATCAACTAACAAATTTAGTTCACagttttattttgaaatattcatacaACACGATAAACAATTTATGTACACAGAGATGCTACTAATTTCAACTCCAAAGACTTTCGTAACTTTCATTCGAGACCTTATAACGATTGGAAACTAGAATCCTCAGACCATTGGAAGCCCTTCAATAATATTCCAATTTCGAACAGACAGACCTTTCTTCGTCGTCCAAACAGACAAACTATTAAATCAAATTGCCGTTTCTTATTCCGATTCCAAAGATTTCCCAACTTTGCCTCGAATCCTCCACCGGACCAAGCAAATCCCACCCCCTCTGTCCACTCGACCAGAGAACACGAAGTTACATTCTGAAAACGCGAACACTCGCCGAGCGAAGACAAGCGAAAAACAAATCGAGATCGACGAAAGCACGGATCGAGTGAACTCTGACTTTTCGCATACCAGGGAAGTCGCTGTCTGCCTCGACGACCGGAAGCAGCACGGGGGGTGGTGGTGGAGGTAGTAGCGGAGGCGGTGGAGGCGGTGGTGGCGGTGGTAACGGTGGTGGATCCGGTGGTGGTGGCTCGGGTGGTGGAGGGAGCGGTTCTGGCACCGCTGGTGGTGCGGCtggtggcggtggtggtggtgcCGGTTCCCTGAGCGGGGGTGGAATCGTTGCTGTGAAGCAAGAGACCACCGTCGAACTCGCCAGCCTGGGCCACGGCTCGTACACGATGGTCGACTCGACGACCTTTCTGAGCGGTCAGCAACAGAGGGTCAGCAATCCATCCGAGGACGACGAAGTGCCGAGTCTGCCCAGTATGTCCCATGCGAGATGTGAGGTTACGTTTGTGTCCCTTTGCATGGGCATGCAGCGCGCTtttcactttttttttatttcatttctatCGTCGAACGACGAGCGAGCTCTGTCTTCTCGAGGATCTGTTTTTTCTCATCGCTAACGATGGGAGAGCACGTTTACTCTGGGAGGGGGTCTGAGAGCGTGGATATCAAGGGTAGTGAGGGTTCTTTGAGCCACTTTCAAGGAAGATTGTTGATTTGTCTATAACGCTTTGGACTGTTTTAAAACTACTTAGGGTATTGTATTACATATGGAAAATTGTGtggaaaaattcttttttaattcaAGGTGAATTACTTGGTAGGATAATCTTTTTTTAGTCTTCTGTTCGTTGAAACAATTCCTTCCATAATTCCAAATATATTTTGTTATGTGAGTACaggtttaataaaattaatgagGAGTGTTTCTGCGCGCTAATATCTTCACATGAAAGGGTAGTTTCAAGTTCGCTGACTTGTGGCTTTGTAGGTGTAGGGATAGTTTAGTTTGAAACAAAGGTGATTATAGAAATTTACAATCCCTGTTGTGGGTCTCCATGGTCCACGTTAGTCCCCGCAATATTTCGTTGCCAAACGTGCTCTTCTATTCTAAATCACTTCACTGTACTAAAAAAGATATCATAAAAAGATTCACTGCAGTGCCCTTTTTGTAATGATCTGTCGCTTAAGTGTTACACGTTACTCTAAACAGTCATTGTGCAAGATATGTCAGAAAGTTGTCGACTTTTCTGTGTTGTATTCGTTGGTGGCAATTTGTAGCCGTTTTAGAGAGTAGAAAGATCTCTGTTGGATGTGTTTTTTATTGGTGGATGTATCGAAGAATAACATTTCAACCAGATATTTTGATCCGGTTTTGTAGATCCAGCACAGATCAGCGAGCTGCTTTCAAAAACGATAGCGGATGCCCACGCAAGAACGTGTCTGCTGTCGACGGAACAGATCCAGGAGTCCTTCCGGAAGCCACACGACCTCTCCAGATTGATCTACTACAAGAATATGGCGCACGAACAGCTGTGGCTTGAGTGCGCCCAAAAACTAACCACCGTTATCCAGCAGATCATCGAGTTCGCTAAGATGGTTCCTGGGTTCATGAAGCTCTCGCAGGATGACCAGATCGTTCTATTAAAGGCTGGTACGTATAATTCCAACTTCGACTTATGAAAAGTGGATTAACATGTTGATTCACATGCCATCTGTCATGCTTTCTTTCTTGTGTAGATTTATATTACAAATTTATTTCAAGGGCTAATGATGTATCTGTtattattgtacattatttcTACCAAGTTGAAAGTTCATGAATATTATAGTAgccttattttttatttcatgaaTTTCTATGGCAGTGGATGTGTTAATAAAAGTTAGAAATAAGAGGACTCATAAGTTAGTAATTGGATGACTTATAATCtacttttccattgtttaagcaTAAAGATGGATCTTGTTTAATGTGTTCTGCTATACCTATCTCCGGGTATATCTCATATTTTCAACTTTGACATTTGCATATTCCTTCACACCTTCCTTTTCACGCTTTTTATGCTTGTTATCGGTAGAAATCTCTTTCGTTGCTTTTGCTTTTTCAAGGATGCAAGGCTCcagataaaattaaattatgtaAACAGAAGCGAGAAACTATGTTATCAGTAACACAGAAGAATCGGGATTTAAATAAAGCGACGAAGTGTTCGCGATAACAACGCAGATTTGTAAACAGGAATTATGCAAAAGTAAATTTCGATCGCACACGTGCAGACGTGGGAGGGTGTAAATAATGTTCGTCTTATCTGATGGAAAAGTAGTGACAGTCAAGCAGATAAAATTCTAATTTTGTCTAGCATATATACACAGAAGAACTGTCATCGCCAAGCATAGCTTGAGAGATCGAATATGTACAAGTTGAATGaataaa contains:
- the Hr3 gene encoding nuclear hormone receptor 3 ROR-beta isoform X2, translating into MAESAASPGSVQVAANSPQQQQQSQPQQPQQQQTQQTQQPPDISSSQLASPPITGTAQIEIIPCKVCGDKSSGVHYGVITCEGCKGFFRRSQSSVVNYQCPRNKNCVVDRVNRNRCQYCRLQKCLRLGMSRDAVKFGRMSKKQREKVEDEVRFHRAQMRAASETAPDSSVFEHQTPSSSDQHHPYNGGYTYGGSEYASPGPGTGGSGYYNHQAMTNYELSADYVDSTTTYDPRPTQTQVADTVAPDTPSTVTATGVLPSVVTTGKSLSASTTGSSTGGGGGGSSGGGGGGGGGGNGGGSGGGGSGGGGSGSGTAGGAAGGGGGGAGSLSGGGIVAVKQETTVELASLGHGSYTMVDSTTFLSGQQQRVSNPSEDDEVPSLPNPAQISELLSKTIADAHARTCLLSTEQIQESFRKPHDLSRLIYYKNMAHEQLWLECAQKLTTVIQQIIEFAKMVPGFMKLSQDDQIVLLKAGSFELAVLRMSRYLDLQQNCVLYGDTMLPQDAFYTTDTAEMKLVSCVFELARSIAELKLTETELALYSAAVLLSPDRPGLKGLAEITRLSQAVIRALRSELDRNHVSPIKGDVTVCDAILAKIPQLREISLLHMDALAKFKRSQPHLEFPALHKELFSVDS
- the Hr3 gene encoding nuclear hormone receptor 3 ROR-beta isoform X1, with protein sequence MAESAASPGSVQVAANSPQQQQQSQPQQPQQQQTQQTQQPPDISSSQLASPPITGTGTNRKRSRSSAQIEIIPCKVCGDKSSGVHYGVITCEGCKGFFRRSQSSVVNYQCPRNKNCVVDRVNRNRCQYCRLQKCLRLGMSRDAVKFGRMSKKQREKVEDEVRFHRAQMRAASETAPDSSVFEHQTPSSSDQHHPYNGGYTYGGSEYASPGPGTGGSGYYNHQAMTNYELSADYVDSTTTYDPRPTQTQVADTVAPDTPSTVTATGVLPSVVTTGKSLSASTTGSSTGGGGGGSSGGGGGGGGGGNGGGSGGGGSGGGGSGSGTAGGAAGGGGGGAGSLSGGGIVAVKQETTVELASLGHGSYTMVDSTTFLSGQQQRVSNPSEDDEVPSLPNPAQISELLSKTIADAHARTCLLSTEQIQESFRKPHDLSRLIYYKNMAHEQLWLECAQKLTTVIQQIIEFAKMVPGFMKLSQDDQIVLLKAGSFELAVLRMSRYLDLQQNCVLYGDTMLPQDAFYTTDTAEMKLVSCVFELARSIAELKLTETELALYSAAVLLSPDRPGLKGLAEITRLSQAVIRALRSELDRNHVSPIKGDVTVCDAILAKIPQLREISLLHMDALAKFKRSQPHLEFPALHKELFSVDS